One Azospirillum brasilense DNA segment encodes these proteins:
- a CDS encoding CaiB/BaiF CoA transferase family protein has translation MTRSEPAKALEHIRVLDLTRVRAGPTCCRVLADFGADVIKVEAPPGVDRNEGMSGPRHGYDMLNLHRNKRSLSLNLRTPQGRDLFLELVRTADVVVENYRPDVKDRLGIGYDALRAVNPRIILASISGYGQTGPYRERAGFDQIAQGMGGLMSVTGLPGQGPVRAGIAVADSASGLYAAIGILVALSERDRSGEGQWVQTSLLESQIALMDFQAARYLVEGEVPQPAGNDHPYSTPMGVMATADGHLNIGVGGDGQWRSFCRAIEREDLADAPEFATQEQRFRNRPTLKPLLEEVFRTRKTADWLARLEEEGVPAGPIYRMDEVFADPQVGHLGIAVPCEHPARGAMRLVGQPVGLSRTPARIERPAPDAGEHTAEVLGAIGLSPADVAALKAQGIV, from the coding sequence ATGACCCGATCCGAACCCGCAAAAGCTCTTGAGCACATCCGAGTCCTGGATCTCACGCGCGTGCGCGCCGGCCCGACCTGCTGCCGCGTGCTCGCCGACTTCGGGGCGGACGTCATCAAGGTCGAGGCGCCGCCGGGCGTCGACCGCAACGAGGGGATGAGCGGCCCCCGCCACGGCTATGACATGCTGAACCTGCACCGCAACAAGCGGTCGCTGTCGCTCAACCTCCGCACCCCGCAGGGCCGCGACCTGTTCCTGGAGCTGGTGCGCACGGCCGATGTGGTGGTGGAGAACTACCGGCCCGACGTCAAGGACCGCCTCGGCATCGGCTACGACGCGCTGCGGGCGGTGAATCCGCGGATCATCCTGGCCTCCATCTCCGGCTACGGCCAGACCGGCCCCTACCGCGAGCGCGCCGGCTTCGACCAGATCGCCCAGGGCATGGGCGGCCTGATGAGCGTGACCGGGCTTCCCGGACAGGGACCGGTCCGGGCGGGCATCGCGGTCGCCGACAGCGCCTCCGGCCTGTATGCGGCCATCGGCATCCTGGTCGCTCTGTCGGAACGCGACCGCTCCGGCGAGGGGCAGTGGGTCCAGACCTCCCTTCTCGAATCCCAGATCGCCCTGATGGATTTCCAGGCGGCGCGCTATCTGGTGGAGGGCGAGGTTCCGCAGCCGGCGGGCAACGACCACCCTTATTCGACCCCCATGGGCGTGATGGCGACGGCTGATGGCCACCTGAACATCGGCGTCGGCGGCGACGGGCAGTGGCGGTCCTTCTGCCGGGCCATCGAGCGCGAGGACCTCGCCGACGCCCCCGAGTTCGCCACGCAGGAGCAGCGCTTCCGCAACCGCCCGACGCTCAAACCGCTGCTGGAGGAGGTGTTCCGCACCCGCAAGACCGCGGACTGGCTGGCGCGGCTGGAGGAGGAAGGGGTTCCGGCGGGGCCGATCTACCGCATGGACGAGGTCTTCGCCGACCCGCAGGTCGGGCATCTCGGCATCGCCGTGCCCTGCGAGCATCCCGCGCGCGGCGCCATGCGCCTCGTCGGCCAGCCGGTCGGCCTGTCGCGCACGCCCGCCCGCATCGAGCGGCCCGCCCCCGACGCGGGCGAGCACACGGCGGAGGTGCTGGGCGCCATCGGCCTGTCCCCGGCGGACGTCGCCGCTCTCAAGGCGCAGGGAATCGTCTGA
- a CDS encoding amidase — MSWTIQNPDVPDDPCGADAGFADWSGLPPAARLNAVAACTAWAPEVQARFGCFVALGTAEADATGPLAGLPYAAKDMFDSVGRSPGCGLPGAADGDAPVPERAAAVLERLDGAGARRIGFTTMTALAYEPSGVGKALNPWNRDIVPGGSSSGSAVAVAAGAVFAALGSDTAGSLRIPAQACGVTAWKPTYGAVPVAGAMTLAPSLDTIGLLARSARDIQLLAPVLATDMAFPSEPPARVALLSDAVEASEAPIQAACREAVEAIAACGVSLEQRQGLPAIDALSDPLFLILQAEAAAQHGGLALAARDPTLARRLAKGRDITPDRLVAAKAALSGATAPILDSLFGEAGALLLPVMPIRTPPVAVADPASPDFHAATLYRLSAYTRFVNALGLPAVAVPAGFDERGMPVALQIVGRPGTDGALLALAAALQARTGWHRRRPSDITDFPSPLAQRGS, encoded by the coding sequence ATGTCCTGGACCATCCAGAACCCCGATGTTCCTGACGACCCCTGCGGGGCCGATGCCGGTTTCGCGGATTGGAGCGGGCTCCCACCGGCGGCCCGCCTGAACGCCGTCGCAGCCTGCACGGCCTGGGCGCCGGAGGTTCAGGCCCGCTTCGGCTGCTTCGTCGCGCTTGGCACCGCCGAAGCGGACGCCACCGGCCCGCTGGCCGGCCTGCCCTACGCCGCCAAGGACATGTTCGACAGCGTCGGGCGCTCCCCCGGCTGCGGTCTTCCCGGCGCGGCGGATGGCGACGCCCCGGTGCCGGAGCGGGCGGCGGCGGTGCTGGAACGGCTCGACGGGGCTGGAGCGCGGCGGATCGGCTTCACCACCATGACGGCTCTGGCCTACGAGCCGTCCGGCGTGGGAAAGGCGCTCAACCCCTGGAACCGCGACATCGTCCCCGGCGGCTCCTCCTCCGGGTCGGCGGTCGCGGTGGCGGCCGGCGCGGTGTTCGCCGCGCTGGGATCGGACACCGCCGGGTCGTTGCGCATTCCGGCGCAGGCCTGCGGAGTCACCGCCTGGAAGCCGACCTACGGCGCGGTGCCGGTCGCCGGGGCGATGACGCTGGCCCCCAGCCTCGACACCATCGGACTTCTCGCCCGCAGCGCGCGCGACATCCAACTCCTGGCGCCCGTCCTGGCGACGGATATGGCGTTCCCATCCGAACCGCCGGCCCGCGTCGCCCTCCTGTCCGACGCGGTCGAGGCGTCCGAAGCGCCGATCCAGGCGGCCTGCCGCGAGGCCGTGGAAGCCATCGCCGCCTGCGGCGTCTCGTTGGAGCAGCGGCAGGGCCTGCCCGCCATCGACGCACTGTCCGACCCCCTCTTTCTCATTCTCCAGGCCGAGGCAGCGGCCCAGCATGGGGGGCTCGCCCTCGCCGCGCGGGACCCGACCCTCGCCCGGCGGCTCGCCAAGGGCCGGGACATCACGCCGGACCGCCTCGTGGCGGCGAAGGCGGCGCTGTCCGGCGCCACGGCGCCTATCCTCGACAGCCTGTTCGGCGAGGCCGGCGCCCTCCTGCTGCCGGTCATGCCGATCCGCACGCCGCCGGTCGCCGTGGCCGATCCCGCCTCCCCGGACTTCCACGCGGCGACGCTCTACCGGCTCAGCGCCTACACCCGTTTCGTGAACGCCCTCGGACTGCCGGCGGTCGCCGTCCCGGCCGGCTTCGACGAACGCGGGATGCCGGTGGCGCTCCAGATCGTCGGCCGTCCGGGGACGGACGGCGCGCTGCTGGCCCTCGCCGCGGCGCTGCAGGCGCGGACCGGCTGGCACCGGCGGCGGCCCAGCGACATCACCGATTTTCCCAGCCCTCTTGCACAGCGTGGCTCATGA
- a CDS encoding LysR family transcriptional regulator → MLHHDLATLRLFVKACELKSLSRASEALNLAVSAASRRIRLLEHDAGMPLLKRRPHGIEPTPAGLLVLRYAHDMVYLGAQLEAMLAEYRSGVRGHVRVYASSSALVECLAADLSRFAAENPGIKLELEERPSADTLDALYRKKADIGVIVGGRGTEGLVRYPYAKDRLWVALPRGHRLAERPSLRFAELLDEEHVALEGGTAVHGLLAERARAEGRFIKVRVQVRSFEVMCQMISLGLGVGVLPKRAVQPLSTALGVELVALDEDWAERSFEICVRSPDALDAPSQRLLDFLREQAVSKP, encoded by the coding sequence GTGCTTCACCATGACTTGGCGACGCTTCGGCTGTTCGTGAAAGCCTGTGAGCTGAAAAGCCTGAGCCGCGCCAGCGAGGCTTTGAATCTCGCGGTGTCCGCGGCCAGCCGGCGCATCCGGCTGCTGGAGCACGACGCCGGGATGCCGCTGCTGAAGCGGCGCCCGCATGGCATCGAGCCGACCCCGGCCGGCCTGCTCGTGCTGCGCTACGCCCACGACATGGTCTATCTGGGGGCGCAGTTGGAGGCGATGCTCGCCGAATACCGGTCCGGCGTGCGCGGCCATGTCCGGGTCTACGCCTCCTCCTCGGCGCTGGTGGAATGCCTCGCCGCCGACCTCTCGCGCTTCGCCGCCGAGAATCCCGGCATCAAGCTGGAGTTGGAGGAACGCCCCAGCGCCGACACGCTGGACGCGCTCTACCGCAAGAAGGCCGACATCGGGGTCATCGTCGGCGGCCGGGGAACGGAGGGGCTGGTCCGCTACCCCTACGCCAAGGACCGGCTGTGGGTGGCGCTGCCGCGCGGGCACCGGCTGGCCGAGCGGCCCAGCCTGCGCTTCGCCGAGCTTCTGGACGAGGAGCATGTGGCGCTGGAGGGCGGGACCGCCGTGCACGGCCTGCTCGCCGAGCGGGCACGGGCGGAGGGCCGCTTCATCAAGGTGCGCGTCCAGGTCCGCAGTTTCGAGGTGATGTGCCAGATGATCAGCCTCGGGCTGGGCGTCGGCGTTCTGCCGAAGCGCGCCGTCCAGCCCCTCTCGACCGCGCTGGGCGTGGAACTGGTCGCCCTCGACGAGGACTGGGCGGAACGCAGCTTCGAGATTTGCGTTCGCTCACCGGACGCTCTGGATGCGCCGAGCCAGCGGCTCCTGGATTTCCTGCGGGAGCAGGCCGTGTCAAAGCCATGA
- a CDS encoding four-carbon acid sugar kinase family protein, which translates to MVVRGVRDGGVEGEIRIVPVPVGASVALDTGTRDIGDAAATRRRVTALATRLPGGEALRFAKLDSLLRGHGAAEVAAWMAVDCPDHCIVAPAFPFQGRVTRDGRQHARSMDGWTAVASDLAAALEAEGERVRLCRPGDPVPPGVSLWDAETDADLAGALLPGVPCSTLRGGAWSGVRVVSKSGAFGDPALLRRLIRGDAPDADRAAPEPTRHGTPWPHRGERA; encoded by the coding sequence ATGGTTGTTCGCGGCGTCCGCGATGGCGGCGTGGAAGGCGAAATCCGCATCGTCCCGGTGCCGGTGGGCGCCTCGGTGGCCCTGGACACCGGCACGCGGGACATCGGCGACGCGGCGGCGACGCGGCGGCGGGTGACGGCGCTGGCGACCCGCCTTCCGGGCGGCGAGGCGTTGCGCTTCGCCAAGCTGGACAGCCTGCTGCGCGGCCATGGCGCGGCGGAGGTCGCCGCCTGGATGGCCGTAGACTGCCCGGATCATTGCATCGTCGCGCCGGCCTTTCCCTTCCAGGGACGGGTGACGCGCGACGGCCGCCAGCACGCCCGAAGCATGGATGGCTGGACGGCCGTCGCCAGCGATCTCGCGGCCGCCCTGGAAGCGGAGGGCGAGCGGGTGCGGCTGTGCCGCCCCGGCGACCCGGTGCCGCCCGGCGTCAGCCTGTGGGACGCCGAGACCGACGCCGACCTCGCCGGCGCCCTGCTGCCCGGCGTGCCCTGCTCGACTCTGCGCGGCGGCGCTTGGAGCGGGGTGCGCGTCGTCTCCAAATCGGGCGCCTTCGGCGACCCCGCGCTTTTGCGCCGGCTGATCCGCGGGGACGCCCCGGACGCGGATCGGGCGGCACCGGAACCAACGCGCCACGGCACGCCCTGGCCGCATCGAGGAGAACGAGCATGA
- a CDS encoding iron-containing alcohol dehydrogenase, with amino-acid sequence MPSAFASIELVRPPRVLFGGGLIASVGAWARENGIARTLVVADAFNAARVGLLDLPGAVTVFDRVRPEPDTANLDDLLAVADAAEPQLVVGFGGGSAMDLAKLAAVLPGSGQTLADVAGAERVRAKRAALAQVPTTAGTGSEAGTRALVTGPATASKIAVQSLHISPTRWLPFKILTRPQGLPMIGGQFLMALRDKLKTDRALMVGFGRSAAKSSTFLLANLTAGAKAFLKLYPETAPRGSSEEEAVKAVLVAVSRRIKLYQPPYPGYKMGQINPDEFTIEMALNGMEAKDLSRFYTNDLIADINAFDAEAVKAQAMSYNGWPAGDGAAGG; translated from the coding sequence ATGCCGTCCGCCTTCGCGTCCATCGAGCTGGTCCGGCCCCCGCGCGTCCTGTTCGGCGGCGGTCTGATCGCCTCGGTCGGCGCCTGGGCGCGGGAGAACGGCATCGCCCGTACGCTGGTGGTGGCCGACGCCTTCAACGCCGCCCGCGTCGGGCTGCTCGACCTGCCGGGCGCGGTGACGGTCTTCGACCGCGTGCGGCCGGAGCCGGACACCGCCAACCTCGACGACCTGCTGGCCGTGGCCGACGCGGCGGAGCCGCAGCTCGTCGTCGGCTTCGGCGGCGGCAGCGCCATGGATCTGGCCAAGCTGGCGGCGGTGCTGCCGGGCAGCGGCCAGACCCTCGCCGACGTCGCCGGCGCGGAGCGGGTGAGGGCCAAGCGCGCCGCCCTGGCCCAGGTGCCGACCACCGCCGGCACCGGCAGCGAGGCCGGCACCCGCGCCCTGGTCACCGGCCCGGCCACCGCCAGCAAGATCGCCGTGCAGAGCCTGCACATCTCTCCGACACGCTGGCTGCCCTTCAAGATCCTGACCCGCCCGCAGGGCCTGCCGATGATCGGCGGCCAGTTCCTGATGGCGCTGCGCGACAAGCTGAAGACCGACCGCGCGCTGATGGTCGGCTTCGGCCGGTCGGCGGCCAAGTCCTCGACCTTCCTGCTCGCCAACCTGACGGCGGGTGCCAAGGCCTTCCTCAAGCTCTACCCGGAGACCGCGCCGCGCGGCAGCAGCGAGGAGGAGGCGGTCAAGGCGGTGCTGGTCGCGGTCAGCCGCCGCATCAAGCTCTACCAGCCGCCCTATCCGGGCTACAAGATGGGCCAGATCAACCCGGACGAGTTCACCATCGAGATGGCGCTGAACGGCATGGAGGCGAAGGACCTGTCGCGCTTCTACACCAACGACCTGATCGCGGACATCAACGCCTTCGACGCCGAGGCGGTGAAGGCCCAGGCGATGAGCTACAATGGTTGGCCAGCCGGAGATGGGGCGGCCGGAGGTTGA
- a CDS encoding SDR family oxidoreductase: MDDGWEVVGLSRTAPAIDHPALRFVAVDLMDAGALADALAGLPPVRAVVHAAGILRVGRLGGTDSAKADARAMWRLHVEAATQLVEHAVPAMEEGGRVVLIGSRTSDGSAGRGQYAASKAALSGLARSWAIEQAPRGVTVNVVAPGATDTPMLADPNRAGVQPKRPPIGRFMKPEEVAALTAFLLSDAAASITGQRIVVCGGASLV, translated from the coding sequence CTGGACGACGGCTGGGAGGTGGTGGGGCTGAGCCGCACCGCCCCCGCCATCGACCATCCGGCCCTGCGCTTCGTTGCCGTCGATCTGATGGACGCCGGGGCGCTGGCCGACGCCCTGGCCGGCCTGCCGCCGGTGCGGGCGGTGGTCCACGCCGCCGGCATCCTGCGCGTCGGCCGGCTGGGCGGGACGGACAGCGCCAAGGCCGACGCGCGGGCAATGTGGCGCCTGCATGTCGAGGCGGCGACGCAGCTCGTGGAGCACGCCGTCCCCGCCATGGAGGAGGGCGGGCGCGTCGTGCTGATCGGCAGCCGCACCTCGGACGGCTCGGCCGGGCGCGGCCAGTACGCGGCCAGCAAGGCGGCGCTGTCGGGGCTGGCCCGCTCCTGGGCGATCGAGCAGGCGCCGCGCGGCGTCACGGTGAACGTGGTCGCCCCCGGCGCCACCGACACGCCGATGCTGGCCGACCCCAACCGCGCCGGCGTGCAGCCGAAGCGGCCCCCCATCGGCCGCTTCATGAAGCCGGAGGAGGTGGCGGCGCTGACCGCCTTCCTGCTGTCGGACGCGGCGGCCAGCATCACCGGCCAGCGCATCGTGGTGTGCGGCGGCGCCTCTCTGGTGTGA
- a CDS encoding bile acid:sodium symporter, which yields MAAITRADLENHQVPIYFAAVVAGLLAAAVVPGDAWGAGINPSLAALIYITFLQVPLGDLRRSVTNTRFLSALLLVNFAVVPCVVFGLVSVLPADQSAVRLGVLLVLLAPCIDYVVVFTHLGRGDARLVLAATPVLLLVQTLLLPVYLGLFAGEGAAALMQPGPFIDAFVGLIAVPLALAGATQAWAARSGTGKAAAGALAWLPVPLMALVLFLVVATVAADVAAQARAVALAVPLYIAFALAMPYAGRAVARLFRLETEAARAVVFSGGTRNSLVVLPLAFAVPDGGALVPAVVVTQTLVELVAMLTYVRWVPRLVPAR from the coding sequence ATGGCCGCCATCACCCGCGCGGATCTGGAAAACCATCAGGTCCCCATTTATTTCGCGGCGGTCGTCGCCGGGCTGCTTGCCGCCGCCGTCGTGCCGGGCGACGCCTGGGGAGCCGGCATCAACCCGTCCCTCGCCGCGCTGATCTACATCACCTTTCTTCAGGTCCCGCTGGGCGACCTGCGGCGGAGCGTCACGAACACCCGCTTCCTGTCGGCCCTGCTGCTGGTCAATTTCGCGGTGGTGCCCTGCGTCGTCTTCGGGCTGGTCTCCGTGCTGCCCGCGGACCAGTCGGCGGTGCGGCTCGGCGTGCTGCTGGTCCTGCTGGCGCCGTGCATCGACTATGTCGTCGTCTTCACCCATCTCGGGCGCGGCGACGCGCGGCTGGTGCTGGCCGCGACGCCGGTGCTGCTGCTCGTCCAGACGCTGCTTCTGCCCGTCTATCTCGGCCTGTTCGCCGGGGAGGGAGCGGCGGCGCTGATGCAGCCGGGTCCGTTCATCGACGCCTTCGTCGGACTGATCGCCGTGCCGCTGGCGCTGGCCGGGGCGACGCAGGCCTGGGCTGCGCGCAGCGGTACTGGAAAGGCCGCCGCGGGCGCCCTGGCGTGGCTGCCGGTGCCGCTCATGGCGCTGGTGCTGTTCCTGGTCGTCGCCACAGTCGCCGCCGACGTGGCCGCCCAGGCGCGGGCGGTGGCCCTCGCCGTGCCGCTCTACATCGCCTTCGCGCTGGCGATGCCCTACGCCGGCCGGGCGGTGGCGCGCCTGTTCCGGCTCGAGACCGAGGCGGCGCGGGCCGTCGTCTTCAGCGGCGGCACGCGCAACTCCCTGGTCGTCCTGCCGCTGGCCTTCGCCGTCCCGGACGGCGGGGCGCTGGTGCCCGCGGTGGTGGTGACACAGACCCTTGTGGAGCTGGTGGCGATGCTCACTTACGTCCGCTGGGTGCCGCGCCTCGTGCCCGCGCGCTGA
- a CDS encoding MerR family transcriptional regulator, translated as MAQQDLSIGALGKMTGTKVETIRFYEKIGILPAPARTAGNYRSYGHDHVRRLTFVRRVRDLGFPLETVRAMLDLADQPDRPCGEVDALVLEQLHEVERKIADLERLREELDRLAHQCRRGGRIAECRIIEALSPHHEDGRCCP; from the coding sequence ATGGCGCAGCAGGATCTGTCCATCGGCGCGCTCGGCAAGATGACCGGCACCAAGGTCGAGACCATCCGCTTCTATGAGAAGATCGGCATCCTGCCGGCGCCCGCCCGTACGGCGGGGAACTACCGCAGCTACGGCCACGACCATGTGCGGCGGCTGACCTTCGTCCGGCGGGTGCGCGATCTCGGCTTTCCGCTGGAGACCGTCCGGGCGATGCTGGATCTGGCCGACCAGCCGGACCGCCCCTGCGGGGAGGTGGACGCCCTGGTGCTCGAACAGCTTCACGAGGTGGAGCGGAAGATCGCCGATCTGGAACGCCTGCGCGAGGAGCTGGACCGGCTGGCCCACCAGTGCCGGCGCGGCGGCCGGATCGCCGAGTGCCGCATCATCGAGGCGCTGTCGCCGCACCATGAGGATGGCCGCTGCTGCCCGTGA
- a CDS encoding PLP-dependent aminotransferase family protein, with protein sequence MDAIRQRMADGRLSPGDRLPSIRRFAATMGVSPSTVVEAYDRLAAEGVIRSRPGSGFYVSGALPPLALAEVEPRRDRAIDPFWVSRQSLDADAEMLKPGCGWLPADWMPNAALRRAIRRLAHADDAVLADYGSTRGSLALRRLLARQFAEEGIAAGADQILLTGSGTQAIDLICRFLLRPGDTVLIDDPCYFNFQALLRAHQVRIVGVPYTRNGPDTALFAKALAEHRPRLYITNAALHNPTGATMSPQTAHRLLKAAAAHDITIVEDDIFAGFEPDPSPRLAALDGLSQVIRIGSFSKTLSASVRCGYLAARPDWVEALVDLQVATNFGGPSPVAAELVLATLGDAGYRKHLEGLRRRLARARRETADRLAALGLHPWLMPRGGFYLWCSLPDGRDAADAARAALDERVVLAPGNVFSVSQSAAGYLRFNVAQMSDPRVFEVLKRAIAAAEG encoded by the coding sequence ATGGACGCGATCCGCCAAAGGATGGCGGACGGCCGGCTGTCTCCGGGCGACCGATTGCCGTCCATCCGCCGGTTCGCCGCCACCATGGGCGTGTCGCCGTCGACCGTGGTGGAGGCCTACGACCGTCTCGCCGCCGAAGGCGTGATCCGCTCGCGGCCCGGTTCCGGCTTCTACGTGTCCGGCGCTTTGCCACCGTTGGCCCTGGCCGAAGTCGAACCGCGCCGCGACCGGGCCATCGATCCCTTCTGGGTGTCGCGCCAGTCGCTCGACGCCGACGCTGAGATGCTGAAGCCCGGTTGCGGGTGGCTGCCGGCGGACTGGATGCCCAACGCCGCCCTGCGCCGCGCCATCCGCCGTCTCGCCCACGCCGACGACGCCGTGCTGGCCGACTATGGCAGCACGCGCGGCTCGCTCGCCCTGCGCAGGCTCCTGGCGCGGCAGTTCGCGGAGGAAGGGATCGCGGCGGGAGCCGACCAGATTCTCCTGACCGGGTCGGGAACGCAGGCGATCGACCTGATCTGCCGCTTCCTGCTGCGCCCCGGCGACACGGTGCTGATCGACGACCCCTGCTATTTCAACTTCCAGGCCCTGCTGCGCGCCCACCAGGTCCGCATCGTCGGCGTGCCCTACACCCGCAACGGGCCGGACACCGCGCTCTTCGCCAAAGCGCTGGCCGAACATCGGCCACGCCTCTACATCACCAACGCGGCGCTCCACAACCCGACAGGGGCGACGATGTCGCCGCAGACGGCGCACCGGCTGCTCAAGGCCGCCGCCGCCCATGACATCACCATCGTCGAGGACGACATCTTCGCCGGTTTCGAACCGGACCCCTCCCCGCGCCTCGCCGCCCTGGACGGGCTGTCCCAGGTCATCCGGATCGGCAGCTTCTCCAAGACGCTTTCCGCCTCGGTGCGCTGCGGCTATCTCGCGGCGCGGCCGGACTGGGTGGAGGCACTGGTCGATCTGCAGGTCGCGACGAACTTCGGCGGTCCGAGCCCGGTCGCCGCCGAACTCGTCCTCGCGACCCTCGGCGATGCCGGCTACCGCAAGCATCTGGAGGGGCTGCGCCGCCGTCTGGCTCGGGCGCGGCGCGAGACGGCGGACCGGCTGGCGGCCCTCGGCCTGCACCCCTGGCTGATGCCGCGCGGCGGTTTCTATCTCTGGTGCAGCCTGCCGGACGGCCGGGACGCGGCAGACGCGGCGCGGGCGGCGCTGGACGAGCGGGTGGTCCTCGCCCCGGGCAACGTCTTCAGCGTCAGCCAATCGGCCGCCGGCTATCTGCGGTTCAACGTCGCCCAGATGAGCGATCCGCGCGTTTTCGAGGTGCTGAAGCGCGCAATCGCGGCGGCGGAAGGGTGA